One segment of Anatilimnocola aggregata DNA contains the following:
- a CDS encoding acyl carrier protein has translation MDFIELVYAVEEEFDVKISHRDWQELAAQKPVTAGSLADFVFEKLPETERLPQESSLTADSSPPELTQAAVDLINRAALRWLQEKLREFKQQPNHSSLDFPEELKLASLIRGRQVRSFFRTLKLAGLQTPHLWLSWRQMGIIAGFSAVLGLLIFAERCRVDFLSAALGGGFAFLLAYVGGLIAGKRWFAATPSTKTVGQLADHLAALNPRFFGRLAAVKLNRLQVWIFVQKCLADLLGEPVESIKPESRLVEDLGMD, from the coding sequence ATGGACTTCATTGAGTTAGTCTACGCGGTTGAAGAAGAGTTCGACGTCAAAATTTCGCATCGAGATTGGCAAGAACTCGCCGCGCAGAAACCAGTTACTGCAGGGAGCCTTGCGGATTTTGTCTTCGAGAAGTTGCCTGAAACGGAGCGATTACCCCAAGAGAGCAGCCTAACAGCAGATTCGTCACCTCCTGAGCTAACTCAAGCTGCAGTGGATTTGATTAACCGAGCTGCACTCCGCTGGCTGCAAGAGAAGCTTAGGGAGTTTAAACAGCAACCGAATCACTCGTCGCTAGACTTTCCCGAGGAGTTGAAACTCGCGAGTTTGATTCGTGGCCGACAAGTTCGCTCGTTCTTTCGAACGTTGAAGTTGGCAGGATTGCAAACACCACATTTATGGTTGTCCTGGAGACAAATGGGCATCATTGCCGGCTTCTCGGCGGTGTTGGGGCTGCTCATCTTCGCTGAAAGATGTCGTGTTGATTTTCTGTCAGCAGCACTTGGTGGCGGTTTTGCTTTTCTGTTGGCGTATGTCGGTGGGCTGATAGCTGGCAAACGATGGTTCGCTGCGACGCCGTCGACGAAAACTGTTGGACAACTCGCGGATCATCTTGCCGCACTGAATCCGCGATTTTTCGGTCGCTTGGCTGCAGTGAAACTGAACCGCCTACAAGTTTGGATCTTCGTCCAGAAATGCCTGGCTGATCTACTCGGAGAACCTGTGGAATCGATTAAGCCGGAGTCGCGGCTGGTTGAAGATCTGGGCATGGACTGA
- a CDS encoding pyroglutamyl-peptidase I, producing the protein MKTVLITAFEPYDRWGTNASWDALVALTSQLPERPRVVTRRYPVDFEKTRAKLAEDLAANYDYVLHLGQAPGSSRIHLEAVGINVAGHSQQSPDDFQPLVVDGPAAYRTALPLGQWSAKIREAGIPVQVSYHAGTYLCNAILYLCHHFAAQQQLNSQAAFIHLPLTPAQTLHERHDVPSLPTSMCVEAIRLILNELESSSGVV; encoded by the coding sequence ATGAAAACCGTTCTCATCACTGCTTTCGAGCCATACGACCGCTGGGGAACCAATGCCAGTTGGGATGCGCTCGTGGCGCTGACGAGCCAGTTGCCGGAACGGCCCAGGGTCGTAACACGGCGGTATCCGGTCGATTTTGAAAAGACGCGGGCCAAGTTGGCTGAAGACCTTGCCGCGAATTACGACTACGTACTGCACCTTGGCCAGGCACCCGGCTCATCGCGAATTCACCTCGAAGCAGTCGGCATCAACGTCGCCGGACACTCGCAGCAATCGCCCGACGATTTTCAGCCACTTGTGGTGGATGGTCCCGCCGCTTATCGCACCGCCCTGCCACTTGGCCAATGGTCGGCCAAGATTCGGGAAGCAGGCATTCCGGTGCAAGTCTCGTATCACGCAGGGACTTATCTGTGCAACGCGATTCTTTACCTCTGCCACCACTTCGCTGCTCAGCAGCAACTCAACTCACAGGCAGCCTTCATTCACCTACCACTCACCCCCGCCCAGACCTTACACGAGCGCCACGACGTCCCCAGCTTGCCGACAAGCATGTGCGTGGAAGCGATTCGGCTGATTCTGAATGAGCTGGAATCGAGTAGCGGCGTGGTTTAG
- a CDS encoding formylmethanofuran dehydrogenase subunit A — translation MNQEFLLITGGTVYDPANGIDGQVRDLWIAGGKLVAAPTDPTIRPNRTLDARGLVVMPGGVDMHCHIAGSKVNAGRKMRAAEKRTAEKVERTELTRSGTLGSVPSTFATGYKYLGMGYTTAFDAAVTPLLARHTHEEFADTPCLDKGFFVLTGNNHYILNAIRDSEPERVKNFLAWLLSAAKGYAPKIVNPGGVEVWKQLPSGNVTGLDEKVGHFDVTPRQIVREIVRAANELNLPHPAHIHCNQLGMPGNWQTTLETMRALEGYRGHLTHIQFHSYGGGDGDENTFNSKVAQLADYVNSHPNITVDVGQVLFGETTSMTGDGPLGYYLANLSQSKWYSNDTEMESGCGVSPIKYRNKNLVSGLQWAIGLEWYLLVSDPWRVAMSTDHPNGGSFLAYPQIIRLLMDRSFREEALARCHPEVRKRSQLGDLTREYTLQEICIITRAGPARMLGLKHKGHLGIGADADITLYSPHDDKQRMFEMPRYVLKAGEVLIDDGELRATPFGKTIHVAPAYDSARVPHIRDWFQEHYSLQFANYPVAVDELAAVEVVS, via the coding sequence ATGAATCAAGAATTTCTCCTCATCACGGGCGGCACGGTCTACGATCCGGCCAATGGCATCGATGGCCAGGTGCGCGATCTATGGATCGCCGGCGGCAAGCTCGTCGCTGCTCCGACCGATCCCACGATACGACCCAACCGAACGCTCGATGCGCGCGGGCTAGTGGTAATGCCTGGCGGTGTCGACATGCACTGCCACATCGCTGGCTCCAAGGTGAATGCCGGCCGCAAAATGCGAGCAGCGGAGAAAAGAACTGCGGAAAAGGTGGAGCGGACCGAACTCACACGAAGCGGCACTCTCGGCAGCGTGCCCAGCACCTTTGCCACGGGCTACAAGTATCTCGGCATGGGCTATACGACCGCCTTCGATGCTGCAGTGACGCCTCTACTCGCACGGCACACCCACGAAGAGTTCGCCGATACGCCCTGTCTCGATAAGGGCTTCTTTGTTCTTACGGGCAACAACCATTACATCCTGAACGCGATTCGCGACAGCGAGCCCGAGCGGGTGAAGAACTTTCTGGCCTGGCTCCTGAGCGCTGCCAAAGGTTACGCCCCCAAGATCGTTAATCCCGGCGGCGTGGAAGTGTGGAAGCAACTTCCCAGCGGTAATGTCACGGGACTTGACGAAAAGGTTGGTCATTTCGACGTTACGCCGCGGCAGATTGTGCGCGAGATCGTCCGCGCGGCGAACGAACTGAATCTGCCCCACCCCGCGCACATCCATTGCAATCAGCTCGGCATGCCCGGCAATTGGCAGACCACGCTCGAAACCATGCGGGCCCTCGAAGGCTATCGGGGCCATCTCACTCACATTCAATTTCATAGCTATGGCGGTGGCGATGGAGACGAGAACACCTTCAACAGCAAAGTCGCTCAGTTGGCCGACTATGTGAACAGCCATCCAAACATCACGGTCGATGTTGGGCAAGTGCTGTTCGGCGAAACGACGAGCATGACCGGCGACGGTCCGCTTGGCTATTACCTGGCCAACCTCTCGCAGAGCAAGTGGTATAGCAACGACACCGAGATGGAATCGGGCTGCGGTGTCTCGCCGATCAAGTATCGCAATAAGAATCTCGTTAGCGGGCTGCAATGGGCGATTGGGCTGGAGTGGTACCTGCTCGTGAGCGATCCGTGGCGCGTGGCGATGAGCACCGATCATCCGAACGGCGGCAGCTTTCTCGCCTATCCGCAGATCATTCGGCTGCTCATGGACCGCAGTTTTCGCGAAGAGGCCCTGGCTCGCTGCCATCCCGAGGTGCGCAAACGTTCGCAACTTGGCGATCTCACACGTGAGTACACCCTGCAAGAGATTTGCATCATCACCCGTGCTGGTCCCGCCCGCATGCTGGGCCTCAAACACAAAGGGCATCTCGGGATCGGCGCCGACGCCGACATCACGCTCTATTCACCGCACGACGACAAGCAGCGGATGTTCGAAATGCCACGTTACGTCCTCAAGGCGGGCGAAGTTCTGATCGACGACGGAGAGCTGCGGGCGACGCCGTTTGGCAAGACGATTCATGTCGCGCCAGCTTACGACAGCGCGCGAGTTCCACACATTCGCGACTGGTTTCAAGAACACTACAGCTTGCAGTTTGCGAACTATCCGGTCGCGGTGGATGAGTTGGCAGCAGTGGAAGTGGTGTCCTAG
- a CDS encoding sugar phosphate isomerase/epimerase family protein, producing MSDVKTFINQSIRVRIRRPHQVPSKTMLQIKVAIELASLKLPFKQALLTAAQLGAEAVEIDGRNELSTAELSRTGVRQVRKMLEDLNLRLSAVSFRTRRGYNVIDDLDRRVDATKQALKLAYDLGTNVVINHIGRVPPAEDVQGLTTLRTALMDLGREGQRVGAFLAAETGTESGADLRKLIDSLPPSSLLVDLNPANLIVHGFDAREAAQALGAYVVHVHATDGTRDVAAGRGIEVPLGRGSAEFPEILGALEEHQYRGYLTIRRQDADNPIEEIAAAVKYLRAL from the coding sequence ATGAGCGACGTCAAAACATTCATAAATCAGTCCATTCGCGTCCGGATCCGCCGGCCGCACCAAGTACCAAGCAAGACCATGCTGCAAATCAAGGTTGCCATTGAATTAGCGAGCCTGAAGCTCCCCTTTAAGCAAGCCTTGCTCACGGCTGCCCAATTGGGGGCCGAAGCGGTCGAAATTGACGGCCGCAACGAGCTTTCCACGGCAGAACTAAGCCGTACAGGTGTTCGGCAAGTGCGGAAAATGCTGGAAGATCTGAATTTGCGGCTCTCGGCCGTCTCGTTCCGTACCCGGCGGGGGTACAACGTCATCGACGACCTGGACCGCCGTGTCGACGCTACCAAGCAGGCCTTGAAACTCGCCTACGATCTGGGAACCAATGTCGTCATTAATCACATCGGCCGAGTTCCACCCGCAGAAGACGTGCAAGGCCTGACCACACTCCGCACCGCCTTGATGGATCTGGGCCGCGAAGGTCAGCGGGTCGGCGCGTTCCTCGCTGCTGAGACCGGGACCGAAAGTGGTGCCGATTTGCGCAAGCTCATCGATTCGCTGCCGCCAAGTTCGTTGCTGGTCGACCTCAATCCGGCCAATCTTATCGTCCACGGCTTCGACGCTCGCGAAGCGGCCCAAGCGCTAGGAGCTTATGTAGTACACGTACATGCGACCGATGGCACGCGCGATGTCGCGGCCGGTCGCGGAATTGAAGTTCCCTTAGGCCGCGGCAGCGCGGAGTTCCCCGAGATTCTCGGCGCGCTCGAAGAACATCAGTATCGCGGCTATCTCACCATTCGCCGCCAGGATGCAGACAACCCGATTGAAGAAATTGCCGCCGCAGTAAAGTACCTCCGCGCTCTCTAA
- a CDS encoding ABC transporter ATP-binding protein, with translation MPVISVESLSKSYRVYQKAEGLWASVKGLMKREYREVQAVRSVSLQVERGEFVAFLGPNGAGKTTTLKLLSGVIYPTSGQADVMGFVPWERKMEYRRRFALVMGQKNQLWWDLPAGESFRLHQQIYRIDPVQYQATLDELCELLDIGKLLNQPVRELSLGERMKMELTAALLHSPEVLFLDEPTIGLDVIAQHRIQQFLKTYQQQRQITVLLTSHYMKDVAALCKRVVIITQGEIKYDGSLSGIVDRFSGQKLITLQLAAEESAHGLDAFGKIVSIELPKVKIRIPRAEVPRALAAILAQRTIEDVVVEDPPLEEVIASMFSEVQG, from the coding sequence ATGCCTGTCATCTCTGTCGAGTCGCTCAGCAAGTCGTACCGGGTGTATCAGAAGGCGGAAGGATTGTGGGCCTCGGTCAAAGGATTGATGAAGCGCGAGTATCGCGAAGTGCAAGCGGTGCGCAGCGTCAGCTTGCAGGTGGAACGTGGCGAGTTCGTGGCGTTTCTCGGCCCGAACGGGGCCGGCAAAACGACGACGCTCAAGTTGCTCTCGGGCGTAATCTATCCCACGTCCGGCCAGGCCGATGTCATGGGCTTCGTTCCCTGGGAACGCAAGATGGAGTATCGCCGCCGTTTCGCCCTGGTCATGGGGCAGAAGAATCAACTCTGGTGGGACTTGCCGGCCGGTGAGTCGTTTCGCTTGCATCAACAGATCTATCGCATCGATCCGGTGCAATACCAGGCTACGCTCGACGAACTGTGCGAACTGCTCGACATTGGCAAACTCCTCAATCAACCGGTGCGCGAGCTATCGCTCGGCGAGCGGATGAAAATGGAACTCACCGCCGCGCTCCTCCATTCGCCCGAAGTTCTCTTTCTCGATGAACCGACGATCGGCCTCGATGTGATTGCCCAGCATCGCATCCAGCAGTTCCTGAAGACATATCAACAGCAGCGGCAGATTACCGTGCTCCTCACCAGCCACTACATGAAAGACGTCGCAGCGCTTTGCAAGCGAGTCGTCATCATCACGCAGGGCGAAATCAAGTACGACGGCTCGCTCAGTGGCATCGTCGACCGCTTTAGCGGGCAGAAGCTCATCACCTTGCAACTGGCTGCCGAAGAATCAGCTCACGGCCTCGATGCGTTCGGCAAGATCGTGAGCATCGAACTGCCGAAAGTCAAAATCCGCATACCTCGCGCTGAAGTCCCCCGCGCGCTCGCCGCGATCCTCGCTCAGCGGACCATCGAAGACGTCGTCGTCGAAGATCCACCCCTCGAAGAAGTCATCGCCTCGATGTTTTCAGAAGTGCAGGGTTAG
- a CDS encoding ABC transporter permease, whose product MYLLENPVLQRELLVNLRMVRAFVLLFVYQALLGAVVYFAWPQDTHLDLTANSQHATQTRALVDLFFIGQFVIASMMAPSFAAGSITGEKERHTYEMLLASPLRPAAIVLGKLVAALTHLAVLIFASLPIVMLCLPLGGVSVYEVLAAYIGLILSVITFGMISVACSAFFQRTSAALVVSYLLILPLVIIGAIFWLRMARFGEFRLMLILTVLPALSAAAFLVLFFNTSSLLLHPPDVGSEGKEVVDLEQEAQQAVGLVIQRDQFPDKLFAPPKRDDLMEDDANPVYDKEIRSEIFSQGTLMLRLVIQVSMVLAIPFMAVCLYIWPIYAAWYISYVVVFNMLVGPVFSAGSVTSERERETLDLLLTTIISPWQILWGKLIAGLRVSSVLTLFLVWPVLLACAMVKDYWTNLPSVGAYFSIILLTCLTTAMIALFCSVLFRTTSMSLMTTYLVIILLFCAPLAVNFFAQTFFQDHPNTPWVAQMGFTSPFAAAFAVPLDISLGTETLTPDQLQGNWPLYALYVGFTVAMNGLLLVVMMWLFSTRWRVAA is encoded by the coding sequence ATGTATTTGCTCGAAAATCCGGTGTTGCAGCGTGAGTTGCTGGTCAACTTGCGGATGGTCCGGGCGTTTGTGCTGCTGTTTGTTTATCAGGCGTTACTTGGAGCGGTGGTTTATTTCGCCTGGCCGCAGGATACGCATCTCGACCTGACGGCCAACAGCCAGCATGCCACCCAAACGCGGGCCCTCGTTGATTTGTTTTTCATTGGTCAGTTCGTCATCGCCTCGATGATGGCCCCCAGCTTTGCGGCGGGTTCGATCACCGGCGAGAAAGAACGCCATACCTACGAAATGCTGCTCGCCAGCCCGCTGCGGCCGGCGGCGATTGTGTTGGGGAAGTTGGTGGCAGCGCTCACGCATTTGGCCGTGCTGATCTTTGCCTCGCTGCCGATCGTGATGCTCTGCCTGCCACTCGGCGGTGTGTCGGTCTACGAAGTACTCGCCGCTTACATCGGGCTGATCTTGTCGGTGATTACGTTCGGCATGATCAGCGTGGCTTGCAGTGCGTTCTTTCAGCGGACGAGTGCCGCCCTGGTCGTTTCGTACTTGCTGATTCTGCCGCTGGTGATTATCGGTGCCATTTTTTGGCTACGGATGGCTCGCTTTGGCGAGTTCCGCCTGATGCTCATTCTCACGGTGCTGCCGGCCCTCTCCGCGGCTGCGTTCCTGGTGCTGTTCTTTAACACCAGTTCGCTATTGCTGCACCCGCCTGATGTGGGAAGTGAAGGAAAAGAAGTCGTCGACCTGGAACAAGAGGCCCAGCAAGCGGTGGGGCTCGTGATTCAACGAGATCAGTTCCCCGATAAACTGTTTGCGCCACCCAAGCGCGACGACCTGATGGAAGACGACGCGAACCCGGTCTACGACAAAGAAATTCGCAGCGAGATTTTCAGTCAAGGGACCCTGATGCTGCGCCTGGTCATTCAAGTGAGCATGGTGCTGGCGATTCCGTTCATGGCGGTCTGTCTGTACATCTGGCCCATCTACGCTGCGTGGTACATCAGCTACGTGGTGGTCTTCAACATGCTCGTCGGCCCGGTCTTCTCGGCCGGCAGTGTGACCAGCGAACGCGAACGTGAAACGCTCGACCTGCTGCTGACGACCATCATTTCGCCGTGGCAAATCCTGTGGGGCAAGTTGATCGCTGGTCTGCGTGTCTCCAGCGTCTTGACTCTGTTTCTCGTTTGGCCGGTTTTGTTAGCGTGCGCGATGGTGAAGGACTATTGGACCAATCTCCCCTCAGTGGGCGCTTATTTTTCGATCATCCTGCTGACGTGCTTAACCACCGCGATGATCGCGCTATTTTGTTCGGTGCTGTTTCGCACGACGTCGATGAGCCTGATGACGACTTACTTGGTCATCATCCTGCTCTTCTGCGCTCCACTGGCCGTGAACTTCTTCGCGCAGACGTTTTTTCAGGACCATCCGAATACGCCCTGGGTAGCGCAAATGGGCTTCACGAGTCCATTTGCCGCGGCGTTTGCGGTTCCGCTCGATATCTCTTTGGGCACCGAAACGCTCACGCCGGACCAACTGCAGGGCAATTGGCCCCTCTATGCGCTCTACGTCGGTTTCACCGTCGCGATGAATGGCCTGCTGCTCGTTGTGATGATGTGGCTATTCAGCACGCGCTGGCGAGTGGCAGCGTAA
- a CDS encoding tetratricopeptide repeat protein gives MRRAMRKIFLLFALLLGVTLLQTFAAAQAQAGHGHYKGWGHNWGWGRGWGHHGWNRGWGYGHNRFYGGWGGYGWGHRNWGWGRGYVYRPFYRPVYNVGYRSFGYGGFYPAVNYGYYPSYGFPVYNSYYYGCENVVPATTIEQPYYDTQILPTGTIVNYSGNNGGLSTELTTGMLIARLADAVRQQPGGMTNGNVASNGRLLGNGRLRGVVQNITQNVIRNEPLSSTLPTTTRFSNPDSRSKARAYMTQGDNLFREQRYAAAAQQYRAAASLTPDLPEANWRYGHTLVAMGEYDLAASAMRRALAIADDTDRNGFELDSLYGLVGTAKASHLEGLAKAALEQELPSAYYLLGVTLHYSGEADRAEKFFAHAAQLQGRDAPHIVAFLGPEVGPLRPRQSDVPPLLARLPMREI, from the coding sequence ATGCGTAGGGCCATGCGTAAGATTTTTCTCCTGTTCGCTCTCCTCTTGGGAGTGACGCTGCTACAAACTTTCGCAGCTGCCCAGGCACAAGCCGGGCACGGTCATTACAAAGGTTGGGGGCACAACTGGGGTTGGGGCCGCGGCTGGGGTCACCACGGTTGGAATCGCGGCTGGGGCTATGGTCACAATCGCTTTTACGGCGGCTGGGGCGGTTACGGTTGGGGACATCGCAACTGGGGCTGGGGTCGCGGCTACGTCTATCGACCCTTTTACCGTCCCGTTTACAACGTGGGCTATCGCAGCTTCGGCTACGGCGGCTTCTATCCCGCAGTCAATTACGGCTATTACCCCAGCTATGGTTTCCCGGTCTACAACAGCTACTACTACGGCTGCGAAAACGTAGTTCCGGCCACGACCATCGAGCAGCCTTACTACGACACACAAATCCTGCCCACCGGCACGATTGTGAACTACTCGGGTAACAATGGCGGACTCAGCACCGAGTTAACGACGGGCATGCTCATCGCCCGTCTGGCCGATGCCGTGCGCCAACAGCCCGGCGGCATGACGAATGGTAACGTGGCTAGCAATGGTCGCCTGCTCGGCAACGGTCGACTCCGCGGCGTGGTGCAGAACATCACGCAAAACGTGATTCGCAACGAACCCCTCTCCAGCACGCTGCCGACGACGACTCGCTTCTCGAATCCCGATTCGCGCAGCAAAGCTCGCGCGTACATGACCCAGGGAGATAACCTCTTCCGCGAACAGCGTTATGCGGCCGCCGCTCAGCAATATCGGGCTGCAGCCAGCCTGACGCCCGACCTGCCCGAAGCCAATTGGCGTTATGGTCACACGCTCGTGGCGATGGGTGAATACGACCTGGCTGCAAGCGCGATGCGAAGGGCATTGGCGATTGCCGACGACACCGATCGCAATGGCTTTGAACTCGACTCGCTTTACGGACTGGTGGGAACCGCAAAGGCATCCCATCTCGAAGGGCTAGCCAAGGCTGCCCTCGAACAAGAGTTGCCGAGCGCCTACTATCTGCTCGGCGTGACGCTGCACTACAGCGGCGAAGCTGACCGCGCCGAGAAGTTCTTTGCTCATGCAGCGCAGCTACAAGGTCGCGATGCACCGCACATCGTCGCCTTCCTCGGTCCCGAGGTTGGCCCGCTGCGACCTCGTCAATCCGATGTGCCTCCACTGCTCGCTCGTCTGCCAATGAGGGAAATCTAG
- a CDS encoding prenyltransferase/squalene oxidase repeat-containing protein, which produces MPEGQTMPAGQTRAPAALAAISRRQALLAIGGATASSLAGISPVQGAKRDPKWEMAIDRGLKWVAKNQSTQGHWTAGGYPAAMTALAGTALVGSGSTTTQGPYAKHIRKAVDFLLSKLRDNGLIGDPRNDNRYTYGHGFSMLFLSQVLGEEQDEEVREELVNALTKSVEFSVRAQAPTGGWGYVSTKDQPDFDEGSTTITQVQGLRGCRNAGIVVPGEAIEKAKEYIYACRNADGGISYSSRNRGSSRPAITAAALATLYNAGAYDDKHVPQMLEYCKKNLQNLSEGPNSFGHWHYTYLYYSQVMYRQGEREWAPFRDKLYNKIVGEQTGDGSWTGNIGPIYVTACNLIMMQLDKSFLPIYQR; this is translated from the coding sequence ATGCCAGAAGGTCAGACCATGCCAGCAGGTCAGACTCGCGCCCCGGCTGCGTTGGCAGCTATTAGCCGTCGCCAGGCTCTGTTGGCGATCGGTGGTGCTACTGCTTCATCGCTGGCCGGGATTTCGCCGGTGCAGGGGGCCAAGCGCGATCCCAAGTGGGAAATGGCCATCGACCGGGGGCTGAAGTGGGTGGCGAAGAATCAATCGACGCAGGGGCATTGGACGGCTGGCGGCTATCCGGCGGCGATGACGGCCTTGGCTGGAACCGCGCTGGTCGGCTCGGGGAGCACCACGACTCAAGGGCCGTACGCCAAGCACATTCGCAAGGCGGTCGATTTTCTGCTGAGCAAGTTGCGCGATAACGGGCTGATCGGCGATCCGCGGAACGACAATCGCTATACCTACGGCCACGGTTTCTCGATGCTCTTCCTGTCGCAAGTTCTGGGCGAAGAGCAGGACGAAGAAGTGCGCGAGGAACTCGTCAACGCGCTGACGAAGTCAGTCGAGTTCAGCGTGCGTGCCCAGGCTCCGACGGGTGGCTGGGGCTACGTGAGCACCAAGGATCAGCCCGACTTCGACGAGGGCTCGACCACGATCACGCAGGTGCAGGGTTTGCGCGGTTGTCGCAACGCGGGCATCGTCGTTCCAGGCGAAGCAATCGAAAAAGCGAAGGAATACATCTACGCCTGTCGCAATGCCGACGGTGGCATCTCTTATAGCTCGCGCAATCGCGGCAGCAGTCGGCCGGCGATCACGGCAGCAGCGCTGGCCACGCTCTACAACGCTGGTGCGTACGATGACAAGCACGTGCCGCAGATGCTTGAGTACTGCAAGAAAAACCTGCAGAACTTGTCGGAAGGTCCTAATTCATTCGGGCATTGGCATTACACTTATCTGTATTACTCGCAGGTGATGTATCGCCAAGGTGAAAGAGAATGGGCACCGTTTCGCGATAAACTTTACAACAAGATTGTCGGCGAACAGACGGGCGACGGCTCCTGGACCGGAAACATCGGACCGATTTACGTCACCGCTTGCAACCTGATCATGATGCAACTCGATAAGTCGTTCTTGCCGATCTATCAGCGGTGA
- a CDS encoding flotillin-like FloA family protein: MGPKEIAIFLAGLMVGILLTICFAFVLRIFSPWLRCFLGGAPVSFFSLIGMLLRGTPVNLLVDAHLSLVHSGKGAAIRELESTYIAQRGKILTSNDLVNVVAANRVDQSRHGE, from the coding sequence ATGGGGCCGAAGGAAATTGCGATATTTCTCGCAGGCCTGATGGTGGGCATCCTGCTCACGATCTGCTTTGCATTCGTGCTGCGGATTTTTTCGCCCTGGCTGCGCTGCTTCCTGGGCGGAGCACCAGTGTCGTTCTTTTCGCTGATCGGTATGCTGCTGCGCGGCACGCCGGTGAACTTGCTGGTCGATGCGCATTTGAGCCTGGTTCACAGCGGAAAAGGTGCAGCGATTCGGGAGTTGGAGTCGACGTACATTGCCCAGCGCGGGAAGATCCTCACCAGCAACGATCTAGTGAATGTTGTGGCCGCGAATCGCGTCGATCAATCCCGGCATGGTGAATGA
- the cobA gene encoding uroporphyrinogen-III C-methyltransferase: protein MVTPDALSSAAVGVVYLVGAGPGDPGLITVRGRDCLHRADVVLYDYLSNPQLLSHCRSTAELHCLGQHGRGRLWSQAEINAHMIAAAGQGRGVVRLKCGDPTVFARAAEEIDALVAAGIPFEIVPGITAAFASASYAGIPLTQKDHASAVALVTGQESPGKQGETLDYSALARFPGTLCFYMGVTSAREWSRGLMAGGRQSTTPVALIRRCSFPDQQVWQTTLGEVATFIEGLKLRPPVIIIVGEVAASSRTWSWFEQRPLFGQRILVTRPAHQIEDLRGPLSELGAEVLHQPAIEITPTINWAPVDQAIERLTDFDWLVFSSSNGVHHFLARIWSKGHDLRSLGSLKIAAIGPGTAAELARHSLRADLIPDEFRAESLAASLATTAQGKRFLLLRASRGREVLAEELTAAGGIVEQVVVYDSHDITHASAEITSLLQAGKINWITVTSSAIARSLHSLFGDDLRLAKLASISPITTSTLRDLGHEPAAEATSFTMPGLIDAIRGHNIH from the coding sequence ATGGTAACACCGGACGCTCTCTCATCTGCCGCAGTCGGTGTGGTTTATCTCGTCGGTGCCGGCCCCGGCGATCCCGGTCTGATCACCGTTCGCGGTCGCGACTGCCTCCACCGGGCCGACGTCGTACTGTACGACTATCTCTCTAATCCGCAATTGCTCTCCCATTGCCGCTCGACCGCCGAACTCCATTGCCTGGGTCAACATGGCCGCGGCCGTCTCTGGTCGCAGGCCGAAATCAACGCCCACATGATCGCTGCGGCAGGGCAGGGGAGGGGAGTCGTCCGCCTCAAATGCGGCGACCCCACCGTCTTCGCGCGGGCAGCAGAAGAGATCGACGCCCTCGTCGCAGCTGGCATCCCGTTCGAAATCGTGCCCGGCATTACCGCCGCCTTTGCCTCGGCCAGTTACGCCGGGATACCCCTCACGCAGAAGGACCACGCTTCTGCGGTCGCGTTGGTCACCGGCCAAGAGAGCCCTGGCAAGCAAGGCGAAACACTCGACTACAGCGCACTCGCCCGGTTCCCCGGCACGCTCTGTTTTTATATGGGCGTGACGTCGGCGCGCGAGTGGTCCCGCGGGCTGATGGCGGGCGGCAGGCAATCGACAACTCCGGTTGCCCTCATCCGCCGCTGCAGTTTTCCTGACCAACAAGTTTGGCAAACGACTCTTGGAGAAGTAGCCACCTTCATCGAAGGTCTCAAGCTTCGCCCGCCGGTCATCATCATCGTGGGCGAAGTGGCCGCCTCCTCGCGCACCTGGTCGTGGTTCGAACAGCGGCCACTTTTCGGCCAGCGAATTCTCGTCACTCGCCCCGCGCACCAGATCGAAGATCTGCGCGGACCACTCAGCGAATTGGGCGCGGAAGTGCTGCATCAGCCCGCGATTGAAATCACTCCGACCATCAACTGGGCCCCCGTCGATCAAGCGATTGAGCGACTGACTGACTTCGACTGGCTCGTCTTTTCCAGCAGCAATGGAGTTCACCATTTTCTCGCGCGTATCTGGTCGAAAGGACACGACCTACGGTCCCTCGGTTCGCTGAAGATCGCCGCCATTGGCCCCGGCACAGCTGCGGAACTTGCGCGCCATTCGTTACGTGCCGACTTAATCCCCGATGAGTTCCGCGCGGAGTCGTTGGCGGCGTCATTGGCCACCACAGCCCAGGGCAAAAGGTTTCTGCTCCTGCGCGCCAGTCGCGGGCGCGAAGTTCTGGCCGAAGAGTTGACTGCGGCAGGCGGCATTGTCGAACAAGTGGTCGTCTACGATAGTCACGACATCACGCATGCTTCGGCAGAAATCACGTCGCTCTTGCAGGCGGGTAAGATCAATTGGATCACCGTCACCAGCAGCGCCATCGCTCGCTCATTGCACTCACTCTTCGGCGACGATCTTCGCCTCGCCAAACTGGCGAGCATCAGTCCCATCACCACAAGCACCCTCCGCGACTTGGGTCACGAACCCGCCGCCGAAGCCACGTCATTCACCATGCCGGGATTGATCGACGCGATTCGCGGCCACAACATTCACTAG